One part of the Candidatus Krumholzibacteriia bacterium genome encodes these proteins:
- a CDS encoding PilZ domain-containing protein translates to MSDAVKQERRRAQRVDATLAMNLHLDLPQGGGDIETINVSSTGVYFRTPTYIEPMTKLAMSFDVEHDEGETKPVECEGIVARVQPDLPSETVDTYEVAVFFTTIDAESLHNLERYVERRLAP, encoded by the coding sequence ATGAGCGACGCGGTGAAGCAGGAACGACGGCGCGCGCAGCGCGTCGACGCCACGCTGGCCATGAACCTGCACCTCGATCTGCCCCAGGGTGGGGGCGACATCGAGACGATCAACGTCAGTTCGACCGGCGTGTACTTCCGGACTCCCACCTACATCGAGCCCATGACCAAGCTCGCCATGAGCTTCGACGTCGAGCACGACGAGGGCGAGACGAAGCCGGTGGAGTGCGAGGGGATCGTCGCCCGGGTCCAGCCCGACCTGCCGTCGGAAACGGTGGACACCTACGAGGTGGCGGTGTTCTTCACGACGATCGACGCCGAGAGCCTGCACAACCTCGAACGCTACGTCGAGCGGCGCCTCGCTCCCTAG